The genomic DNA GTTCCGCGCCATCGAGCTGGTCCAGGACCGTGCCACGAAGGCGCCCTTCGACCCGTCGAGGCAGCTCAATGCCCGCATCAAGCGCGAGGCCTTCGCGCGCGGCCTCGCCTGCTATCCGGGCGGCGGCACGGCGGATGGCCGCAGCGGTGACCATGTGCTGCTGGCGCCGCCCTATATCGTCTCCGCCGCCGAGATCGACCTGATCGTCGAACGTCTCGGCGAGGCGGTGGACGCCGCGCTCGACGCCACCCTGGCCAGCCTGCCAGGCTGAGCCTCCCAGCCACACGTTCCGGGACAATGCAGATGAAGAAAATTCTCCTCGCGGGCCTCGCCCTGCTCGGCCTCGGCGCCGCGCAGGCGGCCCATGCCGCCACGCTCGACACGGTGAAGCAGCGCGGCCAGCTGGTCTGCGGCGTCAGCACCGGCTTCGCCGGCTTCTCCCTGCCGGACAGCCAGGGCCAGTTCCGCGGCATCGACGCGGATTACTGCCGCGCCATCGCCGCCGCCGTGCTGGGCGATGCCACGAAGGTCCGCTTCACCGGGCTGACAGCGCAGAACCGCTTCACCGCGCTGCAATCGGGCGAGGTGGACGTGCTGCTGCGCAACTCCACCCAGACCTTCCTGCGCGACGCCACGATCGGCCTGCGCGCCGGGCCGGTGAACTTCTATGACGGCCAGGGCTTCGCGGTGAAGCGCGAGGCCGGCGTCAGCAAGGTGGCCGAGCTGAACGGCGCCACGGTCTGCGTCGCCCAGGGCACCACGCACGAGGTGACGCTGGGCGACTATGCCCGCGCCCACAACATCACCTTCCAGCCCGTGGTCTTCGAGCGGGTGGACACGATGTACCAGGCCTTCTTCTCCGGCCGCTGCGACGCCATGACGCAGGATGCCTCGGCGCTCGCCGGCGCCGTCGCCACCGCGCCCAAGCCGGACGACTACATGGTGCTGGCCGAGACCATCTCGAAGGAGCCGCTCGGCCCCTTCACCCGCAACGGCGACGACCAGTGGTCCACCATCGTCTCCTGGGTGCATTACGGGCTGATCGAGGCGGAGGAGCTGGGCGTCACCCAGGCCAATGCCGAAGCCCAGGCCAAGGGCGCCAACCCGACGGCGCAGCGCCTGCTGGGCGGCGCGGGCGAGTTCGGCTCGCGCATCGGCCTCGACAATGCCTGGATGCTGAACGCCATCAAGGCGGTGGGCAATTACGGCGAGGTCTTCGAGCGCAATGTCGGCGGCGGCAGCCAGCTCAAGCTGCAGCGGGGCCTGAACGGGCTCTGGAGCAAGGGCGGGCTGATGTACGCCATCCCCTTCCGCTGAGCCGCCGGACGGGCCGGCCCTTCCCCCGCCACGGGGAGGGGCCGGCCCTTTCCATGTCCACAGCCACCCCCCGCCGGGAGCCGCCGATGCAGCGCCGCAGCCTTCTCCGATCCGCCGCCCTCCTGCCGCTCACCGGCCTCGCCCGTCCGGCCCTGGCGCAGGCCCGGCGCGCGGGGACGCTGCGCTTCGTGCCGCAGGCCAACCTCACCGTGCTGGACCCGATCCTCACCACGGCGGGGGTGACGGCGGACCATGGCTATGCCGTCTTCGACACGCTCTATGGCACGGGCGCGGATTTCCGCCCGACGCCGCAGATGGCGGAGGGCCATGAGGTCTCGGCGGATGGCCGCGTCTGGACCATCCGGCTGCGCGAGGGGCTGCGCTTCCATGACGGGGAGCCGGTGCGCGCGGCGGACTGCGCCGCCAGCCTCGCGCGATGGAGCAAGCGGGACAGTTTCGGCCAGACCCTGGGCGCCGCCGTGGATGCCTGGGAAGCCCCGGGGGACCGCGAGCTGCGCATCCGGTTGAGCCGCCCCTTCCCGCGCCTGCTTTCGGCCCTGGCCTATGTCGGGCCGATCCCCGCCTTCATCATGCCGGAGCGGCTGGCGAAGACCGATCCCTACAAGCCGGTGACGGAGATGGTCGGCTCGGGCCCCTACCGCTTCCTGGCCGACGAGTTCGTCTCGGGGGCCCATGCCGCCTATGCGCGCTTCGACGGCTACCGGCCACGCGACGAGGCACCGGTGCTCAATGCCGGCGGCAAGCGGGCCTATTTCGAGCGCATCGAGTGGAAGATCATCCCGGATTCCTCCACGGCCGCCAGCGCGCTGCAGTCCGGCGAGGTGGACTGGTGGGAATTCGCCGATGCCGACCTGGTCCCCATGCTCGCCCGGGACCGCGCCATCCGGGTGCAGTCCTACGACCCGCTCGGCTTCATGGGCTTCCTGCGCTTCAACTCGCATGTGCCGCCCTTCGACAACGCGGCGCTGAAGCGGGTGGTCCTGGCGGCGGTGCAGCAGGCGGACTACATGGCGCTGGTCACGGGGGGCGACGACAAGGCCTGGAACACCGCCTACAGCATGTTCCCGCCCGGCCTGCCTTTCGTGAAGCCGGTCGGCACCGATGTGATGGGGGCGCCCAAGGACTTCGCGAAGCTGCGGCAGGCGGTGAAGGATGCCGGCTACGCGGGCGAGAAGGTGGTGATCCTGAGCCCGAGCGACATTCCTTCCCTCGCGCCCTTCGGCGACGTGACGGCCGAGATGCTTCGCCGGCTGGGCATGAACGTGGACCTGCAGGTCATGGACTGGGGCAGCGTGGTGCAGCGGCGCACCTCGCGGGAGCCGGTGGAGAAGGGTGGCTGGAGCCTGTTCCACACCACCTG from Roseomonas gilardii includes the following:
- a CDS encoding ABC transporter substrate-binding protein → MQRRSLLRSAALLPLTGLARPALAQARRAGTLRFVPQANLTVLDPILTTAGVTADHGYAVFDTLYGTGADFRPTPQMAEGHEVSADGRVWTIRLREGLRFHDGEPVRAADCAASLARWSKRDSFGQTLGAAVDAWEAPGDRELRIRLSRPFPRLLSALAYVGPIPAFIMPERLAKTDPYKPVTEMVGSGPYRFLADEFVSGAHAAYARFDGYRPRDEAPVLNAGGKRAYFERIEWKIIPDSSTAASALQSGEVDWWEFADADLVPMLARDRAIRVQSYDPLGFMGFLRFNSHVPPFDNAALKRVVLAAVQQADYMALVTGGDDKAWNTAYSMFPPGLPFVKPVGTDVMGAPKDFAKLRQAVKDAGYAGEKVVILSPSDIPSLAPFGDVTAEMLRRLGMNVDLQVMDWGSVVQRRTSREPVEKGGWSLFHTTWKSGSIANPALNTNIRGQGASGWFGWFENARIEALTREWLEAASDDEQQRLFDAIQAEAFDKVPVIPLGQFQQKTALRAELTGVLPGPAAFPWNIRRA
- a CDS encoding amino acid ABC transporter substrate-binding protein, whose protein sequence is MKKILLAGLALLGLGAAQAAHAATLDTVKQRGQLVCGVSTGFAGFSLPDSQGQFRGIDADYCRAIAAAVLGDATKVRFTGLTAQNRFTALQSGEVDVLLRNSTQTFLRDATIGLRAGPVNFYDGQGFAVKREAGVSKVAELNGATVCVAQGTTHEVTLGDYARAHNITFQPVVFERVDTMYQAFFSGRCDAMTQDASALAGAVATAPKPDDYMVLAETISKEPLGPFTRNGDDQWSTIVSWVHYGLIEAEELGVTQANAEAQAKGANPTAQRLLGGAGEFGSRIGLDNAWMLNAIKAVGNYGEVFERNVGGGSQLKLQRGLNGLWSKGGLMYAIPFR